CGGCTGGGTGGCCCGCAAGTACGGCCTGATCACCGACTTCGGCAAGATCGCCGACCCGATCGCGGACAAGGCGCTCACCGGCGCCGCGCTGGTCGGGCTGAGCGTGCTGGGCGAGCTCGGCTGGTGGGTCACGATCATCATCGCGGTCCGCGAAGTCGGCGTCACGCTGCTGCGGTTCTGGGTGATCCGCCACGGCGTGATCCCGGCCAGCCGCGGCGGGAAGGCCAAGACGATGGCCCAGATCGCGGCGATCGTGGCGTACCTGCTGCCGCTGCCGGCAGGCGCGGACCCGGTGCGGTGGGCGTTGATGGGACTGGCGCTGGTGCTGACCGTCGTCACCGGGGTGGACTACCTGGTCCGGGCGGTGCGGCTGCGCGCCGCCGGGCGCCGGGTCACCGGGAGCTGAGGGTGGCCGAGGAGCGGACCGAACCGGCTCCGGCCACCCCGGCGGAAACGTCGCGAATGACTCATTCGCGACCTCCGACGTCCCGAATGAGTCATTCGGGACCTCCGGCGGACGAGCAGGCCGCCGCGCTCGTCGGGGCGCTCACCGCGCGGGGCGAGACCGTCGCCGCGGCCGAATCCCTCACCGCCGGCCTGGTCTGCGCCACCCTCGCCCGCGTCCCCGGCGCGAGCGCGGCGTTGCGTGGCGGCCTGGTCGTGTACGCCACCGAGCTGAAGCACCGGCTGGCCGGGGTCGACGCCGGGCTGCTGGCCGAGCACGGCGCCGTCCACCCGGAGGTCGCCGCGCAGCTGGCCGAGGGCGCCCGCGACCGCTGCGGCGCGACCTGGGGCCTCGGGCTCACCGGCGTGGCCGGGCCGTCGGCCCAGGACGGCGTCGAACCGGGCACGGTGCACGTCGGGCTCGCCGGGCCGGGAACACGCACAGTCCGTACCCTGGCCTTGAGCGGCGGCCGCGACTTGATCAGGACCGAATCGGTCCTGGCGGCGTTTGCCCTGCTCGGGGAACATCTGGCGTGAACCACGCGTTCGCCCTTGGCGTACGTGCACACCAACTCCTGCGCCCGGGGCGCCGCTCTGGGTAACGTAGGGGGTACTTGTTCGGAAGGGAGGCGCGTGATGACCGTGCTGTTGCGTGAGGCGATCGGTGATCGGCTCCGTCATGCCCGCACCAACCAGCGTCGTACGCTGCGCGACATCTCCCGCGCCGCCAGGGTCAGCCTCGGCTACCTCTCGGAGGTGGAGCGGGGCCAGAAGGAGGCGTCGAGCGAGCTGCTGGCGTCCATCTGCCAGGCCCTGGACCTTCCGCTCGGC
This window of the Amycolatopsis balhimycina FH 1894 genome carries:
- a CDS encoding CinA family protein: MSHSGPPADEQAAALVGALTARGETVAAAESLTAGLVCATLARVPGASAALRGGLVVYATELKHRLAGVDAGLLAEHGAVHPEVAAQLAEGARDRCGATWGLGLTGVAGPSAQDGVEPGTVHVGLAGPGTRTVRTLALSGGRDLIRTESVLAAFALLGEHLA
- the pgsA gene encoding CDP-diacylglycerol--glycerol-3-phosphate 3-phosphatidyltransferase, which encodes MSAVPSDAADEGLTHEAPAQVPEPTPVPTLNVANLLTLSRLVLVPLFVVALFVGDGHDATWRAIATGLFAVASATDQLDGWVARKYGLITDFGKIADPIADKALTGAALVGLSVLGELGWWVTIIIAVREVGVTLLRFWVIRHGVIPASRGGKAKTMAQIAAIVAYLLPLPAGADPVRWALMGLALVLTVVTGVDYLVRAVRLRAAGRRVTGS